One Phaseolus vulgaris cultivar G19833 chromosome 2, P. vulgaris v2.0, whole genome shotgun sequence DNA window includes the following coding sequences:
- the LOC137810459 gene encoding wax ester synthase/diacylglycerol acyltransferase 11-like, which yields MGENGDEALTPAGRLFLQEETKQVIHCVVGLKNPIDVESVKSEVRKSTMLQHPRFTSLLVRDQRGEEHWRPTQVEIDRHLRVIEEALGEEGDERAINGYLAELSIDCDGLSMDKPLWEIHLLMAHKCLIFRIHHALGDGISLMSLFLASCRKLNDPQALPTIASSASTPSNASNPPFNFWNLLLTLFFSFLFILDFILRCLWVRDPKSSITGGAGVQLWPRKIATASFSLQDMKTVKTAVNATINDVLFAVISCGVSRYLDFRAPNGLRDGVRLTGLAMVNLRKQPGLQELSNLMKNNSGARWGNKFGMILLPIYYHRSNFSDPLEYLKRAKATIDRKKRTLEASFSYKIGDFVMSTLGPKFAGLLNYRILCHTTFTISNVVGPQEEIMIGGNPITFLRANNSALPHALVLNMVSYAGRADMQVQVAKDIIPDPEFLAKCFEDALLEMKEQVTAKI from the exons ATGGGTGAGAATGGGGACGAAGCTCTAACGCCGGCGGGGAGGCTGTTTCTGCAGGAAGAAACGAAGCAAGTAATCCACTGCGTGGTAGGGTTGAAGAACCCCATCGACGTGGAGTCAGTGAAATCGGAGGTGCGGAAGTCAACTATGCTCCAACACCCGCGCTTCACCAGCCTCCTCGTCAGAGACCAAAGAGGAGAGGAGCACTGGCGGCCCACCCAAGTGGAGATCGATCGTCACTTGCGCGTAATCGAGGAGGCGCTGGGGGAGGAAGGGGATGAACGGGCCATCAACGGCTACCTTGCCGAACTATCCATAGACTGCGATGGGCTTAGCATGGATAAGCCTCTCTGGGAAATCCATCTGCTCATGGCCCACAAGTGCCTTATTTTCCGAATCCATCACGCCCTCGGCGATGGCATTTCCTTGATGTCTCTGTTCCTCGCCAGTTGCAGGAAACTCAACGATCCCCAAGCTCTCCCTACCATCGCTTCTTCTGCATCTACCCCTTCAAATGCCTCTAACCCTCCCTTCAATTTCTGGAATCTCCTCCTCACcctcttcttttctttcctcTTTATCCTCGACTTCATCCTCAGGTGTTTATGGGTTCGTGACCCCAAATCCTCCATAACCGGCGGCGCCGGCGTTCAGCTCTGGCCCCGCAAAATTGCTACTGCCTCTTTCTCCCTCCAAGACATGAAGACCGTCAAGACTGCTGTTAATGCG ACCATAAATGACGTTCTGTTTGCAGTTATATCATGTGGGGTATCTAGATACTTGGACTTCCGAGCACCTAACG GGCTGCGGGACGGTGTTCGGTTAACAGGGTTAGCTATGGTTAATTTAAGAAAGCAGCCAGGATTGCAG GAATTATCCAATTTGATGAAAAACAATTCAGGAGCGAGGTGGGGTAACAAATTTGGTATGATTCTGCTGCCAATATATTACCACAGAAGCAACTTTTCAGATCCTTTAGAATATTTAAAGAGAGCTAAGGCAACGATTGACAGAAAGAAACGAACTCTGGAAGCCAGTTTCTCATACAAAATTGGAGATTTTGTTATGTCCACCCTTGGTCCAAAG TTTGCTGGGCTTCTAAATTACCGGATACTCTGCCACACCACGTTTACAATCTCAAACGTGGTAGGTCCACAAGAGGAGATTATGATTGGAGGCAATCCTATAACGTTCTTAAGGGCAAATAATTCTGCCTTGCCACAT GCTCTGGTCTTGAATATGGTGAGCTATGCTGGAAGGGCAGACATGCAAGTGCAGGTGGCCAAAGATATCATTCCCGATCCTGAGTTTCTTgccaagtgctttgaagatgcATTGCTTGAAATGAAGGAGCAGGTTACGGCCAAAATCTGA
- the LOC137810460 gene encoding protein CHROMATIN REMODELING 25 isoform X1 → MGMEEEEDEMLWCSSDSCSSDSDEDNIEERKSQNVDALVRGNLVVKRQSLLPRLLSVSQGAAVCRKPFKPPSSKSHASTYNQDLTRRLSARKRFVPWGSSSPIPRPAFPDFQLNSPVTESHVDVPVSEELTPSLPPGIDPLVLWHPQDSQHDPSNTDFTTITVDPLLVRYLRPHQREGVQFMFDCVSGLCTTPNIHGCILADDMGLGKTLQSITLLYTLLSQGFDGKPLVRKSIIVTPTSLVSNWEAEIKKWVGERVRLVALCESTREDVVSAIDSFTSPERNLQVLIVSYETFRMHSSKFSSSDSCDLLICDEAHRLKNDQTITNRALAALPCKRRILLSGTPLQNDLEEFFAMVNFTNPGILGSIAHFRRYYEAPIICGREPSATAEEKKIGAERSAELSVNVNRFILRRTNALLSNHLPPKIVEVVCCKLTPLQSDLYKHFIQSKNVKRAITEELKQSKILTYITALKKLCNHPKLIYDTIRSGSPGISGFEDCIRFFPPEMLSGRSGSWTGGHGAWVELSGKMHVLARLLAHLRQRTNDRIVLVSNYTQTLDLFAQLCRERRYPHLRLDGSTSISKRQKLVNCFNDPLKDEFVFLLSSKAGGCGLNLIGGNRLVLFDPDWNPANDKQAAARVWRDGQKKRVFIYRFLSAGTIEEKVYQRQMSKEGLQKVIQQEQTDRLESQGNFLSTEDLRDLFTFHDNIKSEIHEKMQCSRCQIHDGPGSTDAQSTEDNESGEETSDIGGFAEIAGCLQNLKRSEKQVGSPLEEDLGSWGHHFSPNSVPDAILQASAGDEVTFVFTNQVNGRLVPIESMMSPKLQPKEPNKGLLKSVATPFSLHNRLPLQSASGVASMSSSSTPNVNSVGITRNMSNVTDCSLVSKLLPHKRSYPANINHHNFE, encoded by the exons ATGGgaatggaggaagaggaagatgaaATGCTGTGGTGTTCGTCTGATTCTTGTTCTTCTGATTCGGACGAGGACAATATCGAAGAACGGAAATCGCAGAACGTGGATGCACTGGTGAG GGGCAACCTCGTCGTGAAGAGACAATCGCTGCTACCGCGGCTTCTGTCAGTATCGCAAGGGGCGGCTGTTTGTAGAAAACCCTTTAAACCTCCATCCTCCAAATCTCATGCTTCCACTTACAATCAAGACCTCACTCGTAGGCTTTCCGCTCGCAAAAGGTTTGTTCCATGGGGTTCTTCCTCTCCTATTCCCAGACCTGCGTTCCCTGATTTCCAACTCAATTCACCAGTAACTGAGTCCCATGTTGATGTTCCTGTTTCTGAGGAGCTCACACCATCTTTGCCCCCGGGGATCGACCCTTTAGTACTCTGGCACCCTCAAGACTCCCAGCATGACCCTTCTAATACTGATTTTACCACCATTACAGTTGACCCTTTGCTTGTTCGTTACCTTCGTCCACATCAGAG AGAAGGGGTTCAGTTCATGTTTGACTGTGTCTCGGGGCTGTGTACCACGCCAAATATACATGGATGCATTTTGGCAGATGATATGGG TCTGGGGAAGACATTGCAGTCCATCACATTACTATATACTCTACTCAGTCAAGGGTTTGATGGCAAGCCGTTGGTTCGAAAATCCATCATAGTGACTCCTACCAGTCTTGTCAGTAATTGGGAAGCTGAAATAAAAAAGTGGGTTGGTGAAAGAGTTCGTCTTGTTGCTTTATGTGAAAGTACAAGAGAGGATGTTGTCTCTGCGATCGACAGTTTTACAAGTCCCGAAAGAAATTTACAG GTTCTCATTGTTTCATATGAGACATTCCGAATGCATTCTTCAAAGTTTAGCTCTAGTGACTCGTGTGACCTTCTCATATGTGACGAGGCTCACAGATTGAAAAATGATCAAACAATAACAAACCGG GCATTGGCAGCCCTCCCGTGCAAACGTAGAATTTTATTGTCAGGAACTCCCTTACAA AATGATTTAGAAGAATTCTTTGCAATGGTTAACTTTACCAATCCTGGAATATTGGGCAGTATTGCACATTTTCGACGTTACTATGAG GCACCGATTATTTGTGGAAGAGAACCTTCTGCCACTGCTGAAGAGAAGAAGATAGGTGCTGAACGGTCTGCTGAATTAAGTGTCAATGTTAATCGG TTCATATTAAGAAGGACTaatgcattgttatcaaatcaTTTGCCACCTAAG ATAGTTGAGGTTGTTTGCTGCAAGTTGACTCCACTACAGTCAGACCTATACAAACATTTTATACAATCCAAAAAT GTTAAGAGGGCAATTACTGAAGAACTGAAGCAATCAAAGATTTTGACCTACATAACTGCTCTCAAAAAATTGTGCaatcatccaaag CTTATATATGATACTATACGAAGTGGGAGCCCAGGAATTTCGGGTTTTGAGGACTGTATCCGGTTCTTCCCTCCTGAAATGTTATCTGGAAG GTCTGGCTCGTGGACGGGAGGGCATGGAGCATGGGTTGAACTATCTGGGAAAATGCATGTCTTGGCAAGATTACTTGCTCATTTACGTCAGAGAACAAATGACCGCATTGTTCTTGTCTCAAACTACACTCAG ACTCTAGATCTTTTTGCTCAATTGTGTCGGGAACGAAGGTACCCTCATTTGAGGCTTGATGGCTCCACATCAATTAGTAAAAGGCAGAAGTTGGTCAACTGCTTTAATGATCCATTGAAG GACGAATTTGTTTTTCTCTTAAGCAGCAAGGCTGGTGGTTGTGGACTCAATTTGATTGGTGGAAATCGACTTGTCTTGTTTGATCCTGATTGGAATCCAGCAAATGATAAACAA GCTGCAGCAAGAGTATGGAGGGATGGACAGAAGAAGAGAgtttttatttatagatttttgaGTGCTGGAACAATAGAAGAAAAG GTTTACCAGCGTCAGATGTCAAAAGAAGGGCTGCAAAAGGTCATTCAGCAGGAGCAAACTGATAGACTTGAGTCACAG GGTAACTTTCTTTCAACAGAGGATCTTCGTGATTTGTTTACTTTTCATGACAACATCAA GTCTGAGATCCATGAAAAGATGCAATGCAGTCGGTGTCAAATACATGATGGTCCGGGAAGCACTGATGCTCAATCAACAGAAGATAATGAATCTGGCGAAGAAACATCTGATATAGGTGGATTTGCAGAAATTGCTGGCTGCTTACAGAATTTAAAAAGATCAGAAAAGCAG GTAGGGAGCCCATTGGAAGAAGATTTAGGAAGTTGGGGCCATCATTTTTCACCAAATTCTGTACCAGATGCCATCCTTCAGGCTTCAGCCGGTGATGAG GTGACTTTTGTCTTTACAAACCAAGTTAACGGACGACTGGTACCCATCGAGTCTATGATGAGTCCCAAGTTACAGCCAAAGGAACCAAATAAGGGACTACTGAAATCAGTGGCCACTCCTTTTTCTTTGCATAACAGATTACCGCTGCAGTCTGCTTCTGGTGTTGCTAGTATGTCATCATCATCCACTCCCAATGTAAATTCTGTGGGGATTACCAGAAACATGTCCAATGTTACCGACTGCTCTCTTGTTAGTAAACTATTACCACACAAAAGATCATATCCTGCTAATATCAATCATCATAATTTTGAGTGA
- the LOC137810460 gene encoding protein CHROMATIN REMODELING 25 isoform X2 — protein sequence MKCCGVRLILVLLIRTRTISKNGNRRTWMHWGNLVVKRQSLLPRLLSVSQGAAVCRKPFKPPSSKSHASTYNQDLTRRLSARKRFVPWGSSSPIPRPAFPDFQLNSPVTESHVDVPVSEELTPSLPPGIDPLVLWHPQDSQHDPSNTDFTTITVDPLLVRYLRPHQREGVQFMFDCVSGLCTTPNIHGCILADDMGLGKTLQSITLLYTLLSQGFDGKPLVRKSIIVTPTSLVSNWEAEIKKWVGERVRLVALCESTREDVVSAIDSFTSPERNLQVLIVSYETFRMHSSKFSSSDSCDLLICDEAHRLKNDQTITNRALAALPCKRRILLSGTPLQNDLEEFFAMVNFTNPGILGSIAHFRRYYEAPIICGREPSATAEEKKIGAERSAELSVNVNRFILRRTNALLSNHLPPKIVEVVCCKLTPLQSDLYKHFIQSKNVKRAITEELKQSKILTYITALKKLCNHPKLIYDTIRSGSPGISGFEDCIRFFPPEMLSGRSGSWTGGHGAWVELSGKMHVLARLLAHLRQRTNDRIVLVSNYTQTLDLFAQLCRERRYPHLRLDGSTSISKRQKLVNCFNDPLKDEFVFLLSSKAGGCGLNLIGGNRLVLFDPDWNPANDKQAAARVWRDGQKKRVFIYRFLSAGTIEEKVYQRQMSKEGLQKVIQQEQTDRLESQGNFLSTEDLRDLFTFHDNIKSEIHEKMQCSRCQIHDGPGSTDAQSTEDNESGEETSDIGGFAEIAGCLQNLKRSEKQVGSPLEEDLGSWGHHFSPNSVPDAILQASAGDEVTFVFTNQVNGRLVPIESMMSPKLQPKEPNKGLLKSVATPFSLHNRLPLQSASGVASMSSSSTPNVNSVGITRNMSNVTDCSLVSKLLPHKRSYPANINHHNFE from the exons atgaaATGCTGTGGTGTTCGTCTGATTCTTGTTCTTCTGATTCGGACGAGGACAATATCGAAGAACGGAAATCGCAGAACGTGGATGCACTG GGGCAACCTCGTCGTGAAGAGACAATCGCTGCTACCGCGGCTTCTGTCAGTATCGCAAGGGGCGGCTGTTTGTAGAAAACCCTTTAAACCTCCATCCTCCAAATCTCATGCTTCCACTTACAATCAAGACCTCACTCGTAGGCTTTCCGCTCGCAAAAGGTTTGTTCCATGGGGTTCTTCCTCTCCTATTCCCAGACCTGCGTTCCCTGATTTCCAACTCAATTCACCAGTAACTGAGTCCCATGTTGATGTTCCTGTTTCTGAGGAGCTCACACCATCTTTGCCCCCGGGGATCGACCCTTTAGTACTCTGGCACCCTCAAGACTCCCAGCATGACCCTTCTAATACTGATTTTACCACCATTACAGTTGACCCTTTGCTTGTTCGTTACCTTCGTCCACATCAGAG AGAAGGGGTTCAGTTCATGTTTGACTGTGTCTCGGGGCTGTGTACCACGCCAAATATACATGGATGCATTTTGGCAGATGATATGGG TCTGGGGAAGACATTGCAGTCCATCACATTACTATATACTCTACTCAGTCAAGGGTTTGATGGCAAGCCGTTGGTTCGAAAATCCATCATAGTGACTCCTACCAGTCTTGTCAGTAATTGGGAAGCTGAAATAAAAAAGTGGGTTGGTGAAAGAGTTCGTCTTGTTGCTTTATGTGAAAGTACAAGAGAGGATGTTGTCTCTGCGATCGACAGTTTTACAAGTCCCGAAAGAAATTTACAG GTTCTCATTGTTTCATATGAGACATTCCGAATGCATTCTTCAAAGTTTAGCTCTAGTGACTCGTGTGACCTTCTCATATGTGACGAGGCTCACAGATTGAAAAATGATCAAACAATAACAAACCGG GCATTGGCAGCCCTCCCGTGCAAACGTAGAATTTTATTGTCAGGAACTCCCTTACAA AATGATTTAGAAGAATTCTTTGCAATGGTTAACTTTACCAATCCTGGAATATTGGGCAGTATTGCACATTTTCGACGTTACTATGAG GCACCGATTATTTGTGGAAGAGAACCTTCTGCCACTGCTGAAGAGAAGAAGATAGGTGCTGAACGGTCTGCTGAATTAAGTGTCAATGTTAATCGG TTCATATTAAGAAGGACTaatgcattgttatcaaatcaTTTGCCACCTAAG ATAGTTGAGGTTGTTTGCTGCAAGTTGACTCCACTACAGTCAGACCTATACAAACATTTTATACAATCCAAAAAT GTTAAGAGGGCAATTACTGAAGAACTGAAGCAATCAAAGATTTTGACCTACATAACTGCTCTCAAAAAATTGTGCaatcatccaaag CTTATATATGATACTATACGAAGTGGGAGCCCAGGAATTTCGGGTTTTGAGGACTGTATCCGGTTCTTCCCTCCTGAAATGTTATCTGGAAG GTCTGGCTCGTGGACGGGAGGGCATGGAGCATGGGTTGAACTATCTGGGAAAATGCATGTCTTGGCAAGATTACTTGCTCATTTACGTCAGAGAACAAATGACCGCATTGTTCTTGTCTCAAACTACACTCAG ACTCTAGATCTTTTTGCTCAATTGTGTCGGGAACGAAGGTACCCTCATTTGAGGCTTGATGGCTCCACATCAATTAGTAAAAGGCAGAAGTTGGTCAACTGCTTTAATGATCCATTGAAG GACGAATTTGTTTTTCTCTTAAGCAGCAAGGCTGGTGGTTGTGGACTCAATTTGATTGGTGGAAATCGACTTGTCTTGTTTGATCCTGATTGGAATCCAGCAAATGATAAACAA GCTGCAGCAAGAGTATGGAGGGATGGACAGAAGAAGAGAgtttttatttatagatttttgaGTGCTGGAACAATAGAAGAAAAG GTTTACCAGCGTCAGATGTCAAAAGAAGGGCTGCAAAAGGTCATTCAGCAGGAGCAAACTGATAGACTTGAGTCACAG GGTAACTTTCTTTCAACAGAGGATCTTCGTGATTTGTTTACTTTTCATGACAACATCAA GTCTGAGATCCATGAAAAGATGCAATGCAGTCGGTGTCAAATACATGATGGTCCGGGAAGCACTGATGCTCAATCAACAGAAGATAATGAATCTGGCGAAGAAACATCTGATATAGGTGGATTTGCAGAAATTGCTGGCTGCTTACAGAATTTAAAAAGATCAGAAAAGCAG GTAGGGAGCCCATTGGAAGAAGATTTAGGAAGTTGGGGCCATCATTTTTCACCAAATTCTGTACCAGATGCCATCCTTCAGGCTTCAGCCGGTGATGAG GTGACTTTTGTCTTTACAAACCAAGTTAACGGACGACTGGTACCCATCGAGTCTATGATGAGTCCCAAGTTACAGCCAAAGGAACCAAATAAGGGACTACTGAAATCAGTGGCCACTCCTTTTTCTTTGCATAACAGATTACCGCTGCAGTCTGCTTCTGGTGTTGCTAGTATGTCATCATCATCCACTCCCAATGTAAATTCTGTGGGGATTACCAGAAACATGTCCAATGTTACCGACTGCTCTCTTGTTAGTAAACTATTACCACACAAAAGATCATATCCTGCTAATATCAATCATCATAATTTTGAGTGA